A region from the Geobacillus vulcani PSS1 genome encodes:
- the galE gene encoding UDP-glucose 4-epimerase GalE produces the protein MILVCGGAGYIGSHAVYRLLEKGEEVVVVDNLQTGHKEAVHPDAVFCQGDIRDRDFLRGVFRRHDIEAVIHFAANSLVGESMEEPLKYYDNNVYGTQVLLEVMKEFDVKQIVFSSTAAVYGEPKQVPIVETDPTEPTNAYGETKLAMEKMMKWADRAYGIRSISLRYFNVAGAYGTAIGEDHDPETHLIPLILKVPLGQREDISIYGDDYDTPDGTCIRDYIHVLDLVDAHVLALHKLRNGAASDVYNLGNGNGFSVKEVIEAARQVTGHPIPSRVVARRPGDPARLVASSEKAKRELGWEPKFPSITDIVASAWEWHKARPNGYRGV, from the coding sequence ATGATTTTGGTTTGCGGAGGGGCAGGGTATATCGGCAGCCATGCGGTATACCGTCTGCTCGAAAAAGGGGAAGAGGTCGTCGTTGTCGATAACTTGCAGACGGGGCACAAAGAAGCGGTTCACCCTGATGCAGTGTTTTGCCAAGGCGATATTCGCGACCGCGACTTTTTGCGCGGCGTGTTTCGCCGGCACGACATTGAGGCGGTCATTCATTTTGCGGCGAACTCATTGGTCGGTGAAAGCATGGAAGAGCCGCTGAAATATTACGACAACAATGTGTACGGCACACAAGTGCTGCTTGAAGTGATGAAGGAGTTTGATGTCAAACAAATTGTTTTTTCTTCCACCGCCGCGGTGTATGGGGAGCCGAAACAAGTCCCGATCGTTGAAACCGATCCGACGGAACCGACGAATGCATACGGAGAAACGAAGTTGGCGATGGAAAAGATGATGAAATGGGCGGATCGCGCCTACGGCATTCGTTCGATTTCGCTTCGGTATTTTAACGTTGCCGGAGCGTACGGCACGGCAATCGGCGAGGACCATGATCCGGAGACGCATTTGATTCCGTTGATTTTGAAAGTGCCGCTCGGCCAGCGCGAGGACATTTCCATTTACGGTGATGACTACGATACGCCCGACGGCACATGCATCCGTGACTACATTCATGTGCTCGATCTCGTCGATGCCCACGTTTTGGCGCTTCATAAACTGCGGAACGGAGCGGCCAGCGACGTGTACAATTTAGGCAACGGCAACGGCTTCAGCGTCAAAGAAGTGATTGAAGCGGCGCGGCAAGTGACCGGTCATCCCATTCCCTCCCGCGTTGTGGCGCGGCGTCCGGGCGACCCCGCGAGACTTGTCGCGTCATCGGAAAAAGCAAAGCGCGAGCTTGGCTGGGAGCCCAAATTCCCATCCATTACGGATATTGTCGCATCGGCGTGGGAATGGCACAAAGCACGGCCGAACGGCTATCGAGGTGTGTGA
- the galT gene encoding UDP-glucose--hexose-1-phosphate uridylyltransferase has translation METIFAAIEQLIHYAKQRGLLMPEDAVYARNRLLATLRLTEWQPVEVKDTPLASPAPVLDAMIDWAYEQGLLETNTTTERDRWDAKLMDCVMPRPSEVIRAFYERYRRDPQEATDWFYSLSQSSNYIQTARIAQNQQWKVPTIYGELDITINVAKPEKDPKEIAKMKGAPSSSYPKCVLCKENEGYEGTWSHPARSNHRVIPITLLDEQWYFQYSPYVYYNEHCIVFHAEHVPMKMERKTLERLLDFVEQFPHYFIGSNADLPIVGGSILTHDHFQGGRYPFAMEKAEIEEYIDLPSFPSLTAGIVRWPMSVIRLTGAKEDVLEAAVRLYEVWRAYSDPSVEIIAYSGDVPHNTITPIARRRGDLFELDIVLRNNRTSAEHPYGIFHPHQELHHIKKENIGLIEVMGLAVLPGRLASELEALADYLVHRTKKEDWDETMRKHWHWCEAIRSAYPDITKENVHDILRYEVGQRFVTVLEHAGVFKRDKRGRDAFRRFLSHAVEKMSSFV, from the coding sequence ATGGAAACGATTTTTGCGGCGATTGAACAACTGATTCATTATGCCAAGCAGCGTGGTCTTTTAATGCCGGAAGATGCGGTGTACGCGCGCAACCGCCTGCTGGCAACGCTCCGACTCACTGAATGGCAGCCTGTCGAGGTCAAGGATACTCCCTTGGCCTCGCCGGCTCCAGTGTTGGACGCCATGATCGATTGGGCGTATGAACAAGGATTGTTGGAAACGAATACAACGACCGAGCGCGATAGATGGGATGCGAAACTGATGGATTGCGTCATGCCCCGGCCGTCGGAAGTGATCCGCGCCTTTTACGAGCGATACCGCCGCGACCCGCAGGAGGCGACGGACTGGTTTTATTCGCTGAGCCAATCGTCCAATTACATTCAAACGGCGCGCATCGCTCAAAACCAGCAGTGGAAAGTGCCGACCATCTACGGCGAATTGGATATCACCATTAATGTGGCGAAACCGGAAAAAGACCCGAAGGAAATCGCCAAAATGAAAGGAGCACCGTCATCCTCGTACCCGAAATGCGTGCTGTGCAAAGAAAATGAAGGGTATGAAGGAACGTGGAGCCACCCAGCTCGTTCCAATCATCGGGTCATCCCGATCACGTTATTGGATGAACAGTGGTATTTCCAATATTCTCCCTACGTGTATTATAATGAACATTGCATCGTCTTCCACGCCGAGCATGTGCCGATGAAAATGGAGCGGAAGACGCTGGAACGTTTGCTTGATTTTGTGGAACAATTTCCACATTATTTTATCGGCTCAAACGCTGACTTGCCGATTGTCGGCGGCTCGATTTTAACACACGATCATTTTCAAGGCGGGCGCTATCCGTTTGCGATGGAAAAGGCAGAGATCGAGGAATATATTGATCTCCCTTCGTTTCCATCACTGACGGCGGGGATTGTCCGCTGGCCGATGTCGGTGATCCGCTTAACCGGGGCGAAAGAGGACGTGCTGGAGGCGGCGGTGCGTCTGTATGAGGTGTGGCGGGCGTACAGCGATCCAAGTGTCGAGATTATCGCTTACAGCGGCGATGTCCCGCACAATACGATCACCCCGATCGCCCGGAGGCGCGGCGATTTGTTTGAGTTGGACATCGTTTTGCGCAACAACCGAACATCGGCAGAGCATCCGTACGGCATTTTCCATCCGCATCAGGAACTGCATCATATCAAAAAAGAAAATATCGGCTTGATCGAAGTGATGGGGCTGGCGGTGCTGCCGGGGCGGCTGGCCTCGGAACTCGAAGCGTTGGCCGACTACCTTGTGCATCGGACGAAAAAAGAAGACTGGGATGAGACAATGCGTAAACATTGGCATTGGTGCGAAGCCATTCGCTCGGCCTACCCGGACATCACGAAGGAAAATGTCCATGACATTTTGCGCTACGAAGTCGGACAACGGTTTGTGACCGTATTGGAGCACGCTGGGGTGTTTAAGCGGGACAAGCGAGGAAGGGACGCGTTTCGCCGCTTTCTTAGCCATGCGGTGGAGAAGATGTCGTCTTTTGTATAA
- a CDS encoding LacI family DNA-binding transcriptional regulator, translating into MATLKEIAEKVGVSVATVSRVLNYDTTLSVSDETRKRIFEVAQELNYKTLRERSQQARESFRFGLIHWYSEHQEIDDPYYMAIRLGVEKECFDRGIELVKLFKQNGAYPIERMKGLDGIIAVGKFGPNEVSAFAEGAKQIVFVDCSPDERRFDSVVIDLRQATIAVLDYLLQLGHTKIGYIGGREYVDGETPIRDERETAFYEYLYVKGIHDSRHVWIGSFTAEDGYRLMKEAIAKGDLPTAFFIASDSMAIGALRALHEAGIAVPEEVAVVGFNDLPTAAFLHPPLSTVKVYTEFMGETAVEMLVERLTTNRTICKKVVVPTELVIRASSEGREKGSG; encoded by the coding sequence ATGGCCACGTTAAAAGAAATTGCCGAAAAAGTCGGCGTCTCCGTCGCAACCGTGTCGCGCGTGCTCAACTACGACACAACGCTATCCGTCTCCGACGAGACGAGAAAACGCATTTTTGAAGTCGCCCAAGAGCTGAACTACAAAACATTGCGGGAACGGAGCCAACAGGCGCGTGAATCATTTCGCTTCGGGCTCATTCACTGGTATTCGGAGCATCAAGAAATCGACGACCCGTATTATATGGCGATCCGCCTCGGCGTGGAAAAAGAATGTTTTGACCGCGGCATCGAACTCGTCAAATTGTTTAAACAGAACGGCGCTTATCCGATTGAACGGATGAAAGGGCTTGATGGCATCATCGCCGTCGGGAAATTCGGTCCGAACGAAGTGAGCGCCTTTGCCGAAGGGGCGAAGCAAATCGTCTTTGTCGACTGCTCGCCTGATGAACGGCGGTTTGACTCGGTCGTGATCGATTTGCGTCAGGCGACGATTGCAGTGCTGGACTACTTGCTTCAGCTTGGGCACACGAAAATCGGGTATATCGGCGGCCGTGAATATGTTGACGGGGAAACGCCAATTCGTGATGAGCGGGAAACAGCGTTTTACGAATATTTATATGTCAAGGGGATACACGATTCGCGCCATGTATGGATTGGCTCCTTTACGGCCGAGGATGGCTATCGGCTGATGAAAGAGGCGATTGCCAAAGGGGACTTGCCGACAGCGTTTTTTATCGCCAGCGATTCGATGGCCATCGGCGCTTTGCGCGCGTTGCACGAAGCGGGCATCGCCGTTCCGGAAGAAGTGGCCGTTGTGGGGTTCAATGATCTTCCGACCGCCGCCTTTCTTCACCCGCCGCTTTCAACGGTGAAAGTATACACAGAATTTATGGGTGAAACAGCGGTAGAGATGCTCGTTGAACGGTTGACGACCAACCGAACCATCTGCAAGAAAGTCGTCGTGCCGACGGAGCTCGTCATCCGCGCCAGCAGCGAGGGACGTGAAAAGGGGAGCGGTTGA
- a CDS encoding Hsp20/alpha crystallin family protein, with protein MALIPYDPFRHLESIRRDMNRFFASDFPSLFTHMDEQHWMPRIDMHETANEYVVSCDLPGLERKEDVHIDVQNNMLTISGTIQRHHDVREEQMHRRERFFGRFQRSITLPADAATENIRATYKNGVLDIHIPKTTTGTKKRVDIEFH; from the coding sequence ATGGCGTTAATTCCGTATGACCCGTTTCGCCATTTGGAATCGATTCGCCGTGATATGAACCGCTTTTTTGCTAGTGATTTTCCATCGCTGTTCACTCATATGGATGAGCAGCACTGGATGCCGCGCATCGACATGCATGAAACAGCCAACGAATACGTTGTTTCGTGCGACTTGCCGGGTCTCGAGCGAAAAGAAGATGTGCACATTGACGTGCAGAACAACATGTTGACCATCAGCGGTACGATTCAACGCCACCACGATGTAAGAGAAGAACAAATGCACCGGCGCGAACGCTTCTTCGGCCGCTTCCAACGTTCGATCACCCTGCCGGCTGATGCGGCGACGGAAAACATTCGCGCGACGTACAAAAACGGCGTGCTCGACATTCACATTCCGAAAACAACAACAGGAACGAAAAAACGCGTTGATATTGAATTCCACTAA
- a CDS encoding tetratricopeptide repeat protein: MNMHGKYTSQVIDMGFEQQLVHKTFYETLIEAGECDIVSALGDIFFTAHRDGTDLSSIRFAQGEVYFHRRDYEAAIFKWEQVHHDDLRPWAQKNIADSYYELGRLELAEELYRSIETESETLHAEIILCLFSLYRELGEKAKADEMIKRGVTLYPDYPNMTEWARAFFEEQGDWESAVELALGEAVRTSARRWADILTGYVEQGHARTMAPARFSRCLALLYETDRVKFERLVQALWNGYRDGDLYFSWLAEWNRLYDELAIGRDYDWKRIPGLLGEAYAGLMKGPYRLKELVEVVPPLVKSWVSLAEGPETAVAAAALLAWSEKFPEAFEEETVNDAAKRLVHAKRQAGEAGVSLFEEIADWAEEQRAGSHFRFRWFVRQLSDSRTHFVLIAGASRHERLAFLRTLVGEAALAAPSAPVIAWRNGGEMEVAKISDDQFTVFSSIDEFQQATGGRGSRFPDDAVIECKAPFSLVPQGIVLLDIGPLGGRASSDHEALVSFSLADSILFLLNGEDPFSSADEQLMLQLRERAPNAPMYVLLPPGDGMVDEEETARIVEEVEAHVRTIVPGAHVMVYSPHAPSRKQQQFLVGWFEEMRRHVSSVRREEAILTTIRQFIAHLFRQRAEAESRLAELVVWKKEMAAKLSGAIHQLGDLQEEKMAKTAKSFHTVLAEMRGELSAAIPDLLRNMADLVSEDSDFSRLHLELNHKANERLRAYLDEQALPKLRRSMEQWIAATEDEFNECQAFLHEMGEGFNAMFGDERLKLECDFRLLADWRRDMDRLISGVQIDKVNVFLRRTPSQLLLKGAGKLLGAFAQNKAMLAQKYKQFIQAQDYAEVVEAIIHQLLLPFEWFAKSLERDVTRFFHAPLTGLDETLKRLELEIAAQEGELKHMRTNPEAYRDPLVLFSIRLRQCEQLAQAASAAVHLRQDENNPIGSL, encoded by the coding sequence ATGAACATGCATGGCAAATATACGAGTCAGGTGATCGACATGGGGTTTGAACAGCAACTGGTTCATAAAACATTTTACGAGACGTTGATCGAGGCGGGAGAATGCGACATTGTCAGCGCGCTTGGCGATATTTTTTTCACGGCGCATCGGGATGGCACTGATTTGTCGTCCATTCGCTTTGCCCAAGGGGAAGTGTATTTCCACCGCCGCGACTATGAAGCGGCGATCTTTAAATGGGAACAAGTCCATCATGACGATTTGCGCCCTTGGGCGCAAAAAAACATCGCCGACAGCTACTATGAGCTTGGACGGCTCGAGCTGGCAGAGGAGCTGTACCGCTCGATTGAGACGGAAAGCGAAACGTTGCATGCGGAAATCATTTTATGCCTGTTTTCGCTCTATCGCGAGTTGGGGGAAAAAGCGAAAGCGGATGAAATGATTAAGCGCGGCGTGACGTTGTATCCGGATTATCCGAACATGACCGAATGGGCGCGCGCCTTTTTCGAGGAGCAAGGTGATTGGGAAAGCGCCGTCGAGCTTGCTTTAGGAGAGGCGGTGCGGACCTCGGCGCGCCGCTGGGCGGACATCTTGACCGGTTATGTGGAACAAGGACATGCGCGAACGATGGCGCCTGCGCGGTTTTCACGCTGCCTAGCGCTGTTGTACGAAACGGATCGCGTGAAGTTTGAACGGCTTGTGCAGGCGCTATGGAACGGTTATCGAGATGGAGACCTCTATTTTTCGTGGCTCGCGGAGTGGAATCGCCTCTATGATGAGTTGGCGATCGGCCGCGACTATGACTGGAAGCGAATTCCCGGCCTTTTAGGGGAAGCTTATGCGGGATTGATGAAGGGGCCGTATCGATTGAAAGAGTTGGTGGAAGTTGTTCCACCGCTTGTCAAAAGCTGGGTGAGTTTAGCTGAAGGTCCGGAGACAGCCGTGGCCGCAGCTGCCTTGTTGGCGTGGAGTGAGAAATTTCCTGAGGCGTTTGAAGAAGAGACGGTCAACGACGCCGCTAAGCGGCTCGTCCATGCGAAACGGCAGGCTGGGGAAGCGGGTGTGTCGCTATTTGAAGAAATTGCCGATTGGGCGGAAGAGCAGCGGGCGGGCTCGCATTTCCGCTTCCGCTGGTTCGTGCGGCAGCTGTCTGATTCGCGGACGCATTTCGTTTTGATCGCTGGGGCGTCGCGCCATGAGCGGTTGGCGTTTTTGCGGACGTTGGTCGGCGAGGCAGCGTTGGCGGCGCCGTCTGCGCCGGTGATTGCGTGGAGAAACGGTGGGGAGATGGAAGTCGCGAAAATCAGTGACGACCAGTTTACCGTTTTTTCGAGTATTGACGAATTTCAACAGGCAACGGGCGGCCGCGGAAGCCGATTCCCTGATGACGCTGTCATTGAATGCAAGGCGCCGTTTTCACTCGTGCCGCAAGGGATTGTCTTGTTGGATATCGGCCCGCTCGGCGGGCGCGCTTCATCCGACCATGAAGCGCTTGTGTCGTTTTCGCTTGCTGACAGCATTCTCTTTCTTCTCAACGGAGAGGATCCGTTTTCTAGCGCCGATGAGCAGTTGATGCTACAGCTTCGTGAGAGGGCGCCGAATGCGCCGATGTACGTTTTGCTTCCTCCGGGCGACGGAATGGTGGATGAAGAGGAGACGGCGAGAATCGTTGAGGAAGTGGAAGCGCACGTTCGTACGATTGTTCCGGGGGCCCATGTTATGGTCTATTCGCCCCATGCGCCAAGCCGCAAGCAGCAACAATTCCTCGTCGGCTGGTTTGAGGAGATGCGCCGCCATGTATCATCGGTCCGCCGCGAGGAAGCGATTTTAACGACGATCCGCCAGTTCATCGCTCATTTGTTCCGGCAGCGGGCCGAGGCGGAAAGCCGGTTGGCGGAGCTGGTCGTGTGGAAAAAAGAAATGGCGGCTAAACTCAGCGGCGCTATTCATCAGCTTGGCGACCTGCAAGAGGAAAAAATGGCCAAAACGGCAAAGTCATTCCATACTGTCTTGGCGGAAATGCGGGGCGAGCTGTCTGCGGCGATTCCCGATCTGTTGCGCAACATGGCGGATCTTGTGAGCGAAGACAGCGATTTTTCCCGTTTGCATCTTGAACTGAACCACAAAGCGAACGAACGGCTTCGTGCTTACCTTGATGAACAGGCGCTGCCAAAGCTGCGCCGCTCCATGGAACAGTGGATTGCAGCGACGGAAGACGAATTCAACGAATGCCAGGCGTTTTTGCATGAAATGGGTGAAGGGTTTAACGCCATGTTTGGCGATGAGCGGCTCAAGCTCGAATGCGATTTTCGCCTTCTCGCCGATTGGCGGCGCGATATGGATCGGTTGATCAGCGGGGTGCAAATAGACAAGGTGAACGTTTTCTTGCGGAGAACGCCAAGCCAGCTGCTGTTGAAAGGGGCGGGAAAACTGCTCGGTGCTTTTGCGCAAAACAAGGCAATGCTGGCGCAAAAGTATAAGCAGTTCATCCAGGCGCAAGATTACGCTGAGGTGGTGGAGGCGATCATCCACCAGTTGCTGCTGCCGTTTGAATGGTTTGCTAAATCGCTTGAACGCGATGTCACCCGATTTTTCCATGCGCCGTTGACAGGGCTCGATGAAACGTTGAAACGGTTGGAGCTGGAGATTGCTGCCCAGGAAGGTGAGCTCAAACATATGCGCACAAATCCGGAGGCGTACCGCGACCCGCTCGTTCTCTTTAGCATTCGTTTGCGGCAATGCGAGCAACTGGCGCAGGCGGCATCGGCCGCTGTGCATTTGCGGCAAGATGAAAACAACCCTATCGGTTCGCTTTGA
- a CDS encoding aminopeptidase: MNRWEKELDKYAELAVKVGVNIQPGQTLFVNAPLEAAPLVRKIAKTAYETGAKHVYVEWNDEALTYIKFHHAPEEAFSEYPMWRAKAMEELVEQGAAFLSIYAPNPDLLKDVDPKRIATANKTAAQALANYRSAIMADRNCWSLLSVPTAAWAQKVFGDLRDEEAIDKLWEAIFRIVRVDQEDPIAAWREHNDRLARIVDYLNNKQYKQLVYEAPGTNITVELVDGHVWHGGAATSQNGVRFNPNMPTEEVFTMPHKDGVNGTVRNTKPLNYNGNVIDGFTLTFKDGQVVDFSAEEGYETLKHLLDTDDGARRLGEVALVPHQSPVSLSNLIFYNTLFDENAACHFALGKAYPTNIENGAALSKEELDRRGVNDSLVHVDFMIGSAELNIDGVTKDGKREPIFRRGNWAFELS; encoded by the coding sequence ATGAACCGTTGGGAGAAGGAATTGGACAAATACGCCGAATTGGCCGTGAAAGTCGGCGTCAACATTCAGCCTGGGCAGACGCTGTTTGTCAACGCCCCGCTCGAGGCGGCGCCGCTCGTCCGCAAAATCGCCAAAACGGCGTACGAAACCGGGGCGAAACACGTGTATGTCGAGTGGAACGATGAGGCGCTTACATACATCAAATTTCATCACGCCCCTGAGGAAGCGTTTTCCGAATATCCGATGTGGCGGGCCAAAGCGATGGAAGAGCTCGTCGAACAAGGAGCAGCCTTTTTATCCATTTACGCCCCTAATCCTGACTTGTTAAAAGACGTCGATCCGAAGCGGATCGCCACCGCCAATAAAACGGCCGCCCAAGCGCTCGCCAACTATCGGAGCGCCATCATGGCCGATCGGAACTGTTGGTCGCTCCTGTCCGTCCCGACGGCGGCATGGGCGCAAAAAGTATTTGGGGATCTGCGTGATGAAGAAGCCATCGACAAACTATGGGAAGCGATTTTCCGCATCGTCCGCGTCGACCAAGAGGACCCGATCGCTGCTTGGCGCGAACATAATGATCGGCTCGCCCGCATCGTCGATTACTTAAACAACAAGCAATACAAACAGCTCGTTTACGAAGCGCCGGGCACCAACATCACGGTCGAGCTCGTCGACGGGCATGTTTGGCACGGCGGCGCCGCGACCAGTCAAAACGGGGTGCGCTTCAACCCGAACATGCCGACCGAGGAAGTGTTTACGATGCCGCATAAAGACGGCGTCAACGGCACCGTCCGCAACACGAAGCCGCTCAATTACAATGGCAACGTCATCGATGGGTTTACGCTCACGTTCAAAGACGGTCAAGTCGTCGACTTCAGCGCCGAAGAAGGATATGAGACGCTCAAGCATTTGCTTGACACCGACGACGGGGCGCGCCGCCTCGGCGAAGTCGCTCTCGTGCCGCATCAGTCGCCCGTATCGCTGTCCAATCTCATTTTTTACAATACGCTGTTTGATGAAAACGCCGCTTGCCATTTTGCGTTGGGCAAAGCGTACCCGACGAACATCGAAAACGGCGCGGCGCTGTCCAAAGAAGAGCTTGACCGCCGCGGCGTCAACGACAGCCTCGTCCACGTCGACTTTATGATCGGCTCGGCCGAACTGAACATCGACGGCGTCACCAAAGACGGCAAGCGCGAACCGATTTTCCGCCGCGGCAACTGGGCGTTCGAATTGTCGTAA
- a CDS encoding sodium/proline symporter → MSGIILVELVLYCLVMAALGYWYGKKEMSHSDFLLGGKRLPGWALAFSERATGESAWLLLGYTGFVFANGLSAIWVAVGIVIGIVCAWLFLADRFRQEAERYGALTLPGYLAKRFGAHGQTILWLATVLIFSFMMFYFSAQIAGAGKTLFAVFHIDPQLGMVISVAIVIILSYTGGFVSVVWTDMIQSMLMLATLVILPIVAFVEIYSGGLSISEALHHAKPGLDSWTGGVTGFALGLLLFNNFAWFFGYLGGQPQLSVRFMALKDAREAKTAKTVAIIWTLMAYGGAFCIGLAAIALYQGHSFADVETVLPHMALDLLPPWLAGVLLSGILAAIVTTADSQLLVITSAISEDIARRSLRLRLSEKQLVALSRAVVVIAGLLGLVLAMTSESLVYFIVSWAWAGIGCTLSPAILLSFFWKRYSGIGVIATILAGFLSTVIWISSPLEAIISSRFTTFAIALAAGVLFSLLFPDRQRTM, encoded by the coding sequence ATGAGTGGCATCATCTTGGTGGAACTCGTGCTGTATTGTCTTGTGATGGCGGCGCTTGGCTATTGGTATGGGAAAAAGGAGATGAGCCATTCCGACTTTTTGCTTGGGGGAAAACGACTGCCGGGTTGGGCGCTCGCTTTTTCTGAGCGGGCGACGGGCGAATCCGCCTGGCTGTTGCTTGGCTACACGGGGTTTGTATTCGCCAATGGGCTTTCTGCGATTTGGGTGGCCGTCGGCATTGTCATCGGCATCGTCTGCGCCTGGCTCTTTTTGGCCGACCGGTTTCGCCAAGAGGCGGAGCGATACGGTGCGCTGACGTTGCCCGGTTATTTAGCGAAACGGTTCGGCGCGCATGGGCAAACGATTTTATGGCTTGCGACTGTCCTTATTTTTAGCTTTATGATGTTTTATTTCAGCGCGCAAATTGCCGGAGCGGGCAAGACACTGTTTGCCGTGTTTCATATCGATCCGCAGCTTGGCATGGTCATCAGTGTGGCGATTGTCATTATCTTATCATACACCGGCGGGTTCGTCAGTGTCGTTTGGACGGATATGATTCAAAGTATGCTCATGCTGGCGACGCTCGTGATTTTGCCCATTGTGGCGTTCGTGGAAATTTATAGTGGTGGCTTGTCGATCAGTGAAGCGCTTCATCACGCGAAGCCGGGCCTCGATTCATGGACGGGGGGAGTCACTGGATTTGCGCTTGGGCTATTGTTGTTTAACAATTTTGCTTGGTTTTTTGGCTATCTGGGCGGACAGCCGCAGCTGAGCGTCCGCTTCATGGCGTTGAAAGACGCCCGCGAGGCGAAAACGGCCAAAACAGTGGCGATCATTTGGACGCTGATGGCCTATGGCGGCGCGTTTTGCATCGGTCTTGCGGCGATTGCCCTTTATCAGGGCCATTCCTTCGCCGACGTGGAAACGGTATTGCCGCATATGGCGCTCGATTTGTTGCCGCCGTGGCTCGCGGGGGTATTGCTGTCGGGCATTTTGGCGGCCATCGTGACAACGGCCGATTCGCAGCTGCTTGTCATCACGAGCGCCATTAGCGAAGACATTGCGCGGCGTTCTTTGCGCCTTCGCCTGTCGGAAAAACAGCTTGTCGCGCTTTCCCGCGCGGTGGTGGTCATCGCTGGACTGCTCGGTTTGGTGCTGGCGATGACATCCGAGTCGCTTGTGTATTTCATTGTCAGTTGGGCATGGGCAGGGATCGGCTGCACGTTGTCGCCGGCGATTTTGCTCTCTTTCTTCTGGAAGCGGTATTCCGGCATCGGCGTTATCGCCACGATCCTTGCCGGGTTTCTCAGCACGGTCATCTGGATTTCCTCGCCGCTTGAGGCCATCATCAGTTCACGGTTTACGACGTTTGCCATTGCGCTGGCGGCCGGGGTGCTGTTCAGCTTGTTGTTTCCCGACCGTCAGCGGACGATGTGA